The proteins below are encoded in one region of Nitrosomonas ureae:
- a CDS encoding 4a-hydroxytetrahydrobiopterin dehydratase — protein MNNNACDLSSKQCKPCEGGLPPLSATTVADYLKQLDGWQLQDKQIAKTYGFKNYYQTMAFVNAVAWISHREDHHPDMLVGYNQCVVTYTTHAIGGLSENDFICAAKIDTLFSI, from the coding sequence ATGAACAATAACGCATGTGACTTATCATCCAAACAATGCAAACCGTGCGAGGGCGGTTTGCCGCCATTGTCCGCCACTACAGTTGCTGATTATCTGAAGCAGCTCGATGGCTGGCAATTGCAGGACAAGCAGATCGCCAAGACCTATGGGTTCAAGAATTATTATCAAACGATGGCGTTCGTCAATGCGGTGGCATGGATTTCGCACCGCGAAGATCATCATCCGGATATGCTGGTTGGCTACAACCAATGTGTGGTTACGTATACGACGCATGCCATCGGTGGTTTATCCGAAAATGATTTCATCTGTGCGGCGAAAATTGACACGTTATTTTCAATTTGA
- the rsgA gene encoding ribosome small subunit-dependent GTPase A encodes MNLRPNKTKQQTQYPTGQVIAAFGRHYSIKTVNGEIISCVMRGKKGGIACGDRIEYQLTAAEQGVIETVCPRTSLLYRSDAFKEKIIAANVTQVIIVVAAIPSFSEELINRCLVAAESEDIEVLIVLNKADLVEPAHIAMETLSLYRDLGYRVLPLCALQDISALRPYLSNHLSVLAGQSGMGKSTLLNTLVPQARRATAEISLALDSGCHTTTHSQLYSIDDNSAIIDSPGFQEFGLNHITEESLAWGFVEFHPYLGQCKFNNCRHITEPGCALVQAVQQEKISSRRFGFYHRLLRR; translated from the coding sequence TTGAACCTCCGCCCCAATAAAACCAAGCAGCAGACGCAGTATCCAACCGGGCAGGTAATTGCCGCATTTGGCAGGCACTATTCGATTAAAACGGTGAACGGTGAAATCATTTCCTGCGTCATGCGTGGCAAAAAAGGCGGTATCGCATGCGGTGATCGGATTGAATATCAGCTAACTGCTGCAGAGCAAGGCGTCATCGAAACAGTTTGTCCGCGCACTTCATTGTTATATCGCAGCGATGCATTCAAGGAAAAAATCATTGCCGCCAACGTGACGCAAGTCATCATTGTCGTTGCGGCGATTCCCAGCTTTAGCGAGGAATTGATCAACCGTTGCCTGGTCGCGGCGGAAAGCGAGGATATTGAGGTATTGATTGTGCTGAATAAAGCCGATCTGGTCGAACCGGCGCACATTGCGATGGAAACGTTGTCGCTTTACCGGGATTTAGGCTATCGTGTACTGCCATTGTGCGCTCTGCAGGATATTTCAGCGTTAAGGCCCTATTTATCAAACCATCTTAGTGTGCTGGCCGGCCAATCGGGCATGGGCAAATCCACCTTGCTCAACACACTGGTTCCGCAGGCCCGGCGCGCCACTGCGGAAATTTCATTGGCACTTGATTCCGGCTGCCACACGACTACGCATTCGCAGCTTTATTCCATTGATGACAATAGCGCTATCATCGATTCTCCGGGATTTCAGGAATTTGGACTGAACCATATTACAGAAGAAAGCTTGGCCTGGGGATTCGTCGAATTCCACCCTTATCTCGGGCAATGCAAATTCAATAATTGCCGTCATATCACTGAGCCCGGTTGCGCATTGGTACAAGCTGTGCAGCAGGAGAAAATTAGCTCTAGAAGGTTTGGTTTTTATCATAGACTACTGCGCAGATAG